Part of the Prunus dulcis chromosome 8, ALMONDv2, whole genome shotgun sequence genome is shown below.
TATAGAACAGAACTAccaattatcttttttaattctaaaataaaattttaattttttttaaaaaacctcTCACAGGCGCGGAAGCACGTGCAGAGAGTCTAGTATAtaataaatgaagaaaaaaaatattaggaGCCCTCCTAAAATTGGGGCCTTGTGCAAGGTGCCCTTGCACAACCCAAAGTTGCCTCTAAGCTTCACCTCCATGCCGAGAAAGAAACACAATGTAAAATTCTATGAGTTGTAAGGAAGTTTTgcggaaaaaaagaaaaccaacaaatatttttcattttgaaggtTAAGGCCTTGATTCCAATCCTTGCGTTTTGCCATTTATAGACAACTattgtcaatttaaatttacTCAGCATTGcaatacaaatataaagggTAAATTATTCAAGTGGTCCTCAAATTTATACtcgatttatattttggtccctcaactaaattattcgttcaaatgttctatcaactctatattattcgctCCAGTTGTCCTGTCGTCTAATTTTGTTAGATTTAACCTAATTTTAGAGTAAataatgaccaatttgccctcatatttaacagaaatattgacagaatgtaacggtaTGACTAATGGGACGAATAATATAGAGTCGATGGACAATTTGAACGAATAAATTATgtattggaaagaaaaaaaattcacaacacAACAAGACacgacaaatataaattttcacGATAAGTTGGCCAGAGTATGACGGTCACTTCTCTATTGACCCAACTACAGGCCCAATCTTTGACCGAAAAAATTACTTCAGGCCCAATAAAATTTTTTCTATTGACCCAACCCAAAAGCCATTTGGTtcactttgttttttctttttcttttttcttaattaatgaaaggCATTTGCTTCACTTTCAAGTCGCGAGCAACACAATAGGCATTGCCAGATGAGAAGCCATTAAATAACCAAAATCCAAAGCTCTGTTTTTCTCAGATCCATCTCTCTTCCATTTCGATCTCTCATTCCGCTAATTGTACCTCACTGAATTGCAAGCCCAAAGAACGACGTGCTGTTTTAGGACGTAAAAATCCGAGTCTGGGCAAATGGAGGCTCCGCAAGGCGGATCCGACCGAGACAAATCGAGCTCCTCCTCTTCCCCCATCTCCGTCGTCTCCAATTTCTGGAAAGGTATCTTTCAATTTGGTGATAGCTTAGTTTATGCTTTCAGTTGAAGCCTTGAGTTGTTGTTTTGCTTGAAGAACATGAGAATGGTAGCATCCAcaacttttttcttcatgtagCTCTGCAATTTGCTTTTGTATCATCACGTCTAAATGTTATTGATTGGATTCTATGTTACTAGAAATATTAGTAAAAACTAGCTTTGATTTATGCTTCATTTGGATCATTCACAATTTGTTCATATTTACAGCAATGATGCAATTAACTAATATTATTGGGCTTTATCGCGTTTTGTGTACAATTATTAAGTATTGGAGTAAAAGTTAACTAAATCACATAATAGTAGTGAGAGTGGAAGGAGTTTATCCATAAGAAATTGCAGAAGGGCTTGAAATGTGCATATAATGGGAATAAAAAGTATTCATAGATGATGCCTCATGGACTGACCACTGTGACGACCTAGGTTTTGGGTTGCGTAACGAACGAAACAGGAACAATGAACATCATTCTAAAAAGTATTTATTATTggctgattttgttttttattgacagaatttgatttggagaaggaaaaaagtgTACTGGATGAGCAAGGGCTCAggatagctgaaaatcaagaAAACAGCCAGAAGAATAGGCGGAAGCTTGCAGAGAGCACTAGAGGTATGCCGTTTTATATTCTCATGATCAGACTAAATGTACTTTGTTTACATTGATGGGATTTCTCTAATTAGTAGTTGGTCAAGTGAGGGAAGAGGACCGCCTCTCCCTGGGCCAGCCTGAATTACTTCTTGGAAGTGGAGATCTTGGGTACCTTGTAGACGCCTTTTTTCTGTGATTTAATTGTTCCATCTCACTTTGCATGATAAAACATATTTGTTAATTTACAAATTGTTTTGCTGACAGATTTCAAGAAAGCTTCCCCAGAGGAAAAGCTAAATCTTTTTAACTCTTTACTTAGAGGTTACCAAGAAGAAGTTGATAATCTGACCAAGAGAGCAAAGTTTGGGGAGAATGCTTTTCTTAACATCTATCAAAAACTTTATGAGGCTCCAGATCCTTATCTGGCTCTTGCTTCAAGTGCTGTAAGTACCACAATACTTCATTCAGCTTTCCATGGCAGCtagtttttaatattttcttgaaaTATCAACCTTGATTTGGTGCATCCTTTGATCCTTATACATTAACGTGAATGAACTTCAATGATGTTAAGCATTATATGCATGAATTAAATAACTCAGGCTATTAtctttgaaccaaaaaaattgctCTTTACACTTGTGTCTTTGGTAAATTTTGAAATCCAATTTTTCCCTCCAAACaattgaagggaaaaaaaaaaataaatcccCCTACCTCAGGATATTTCAGCGCTTGGTCAGCTCTATGGCAATTGTAGGGCATCATGGTGGTGggttgtttttctatttaaacttgattgaaagttaaaaattgatgatggGTATGAGTGTAATTTCATCAACAAAAGATTTGGTGATTAAAAGAGCAAGATTTTGGCTTTAAATAGAATCCCATAACTCTCAAATGCAAGTGTATGATTACAGTTGTGAATCCAATTGAAAAATCATTGATTCATTAGTGTTGTTTGAGGAAAATTTTCTGTGGTTGCTTGTTCATATAAATGAACTGGAAAAGTTCTATGATCAAAATCCTGCATCATTTTTTGACTCCATGTTGTATCTCTTGTGCGTACTCTGCTCTTTAGCTGTGAGGTGTGTCTCTATGTTTCATTAGTAAACTTGTATTCATCTCCTGCAGGAGCAAGATCTGAAATTGTCTGAATTAGAATCTGAGAATAGGAAAATGAAAGTTGAGCTTGAAGAATTCAGGACAGAAGCAACTCATTTAAAGAATCAACAGGCAACGATAAGAAGACTTGAAGAGCGCAACCGTCAGTTAGAGCAACAGGTGGGCTAtgtttaatattaattttctaaattaaaaaaacaccaCTTTATCTTTTGAGGtggtttgaaattttcaatttctcaaTATGGCAACTGATTTTTTATTGGTAATGCAAAGTATTTACTAATAGCATCATTCCATCTCAAGTTAGACAAATGAATTGGGTTGATAAATGGTTTCTTCCCAGGCTACTCTTTGGTGAGGTATCTCTTAGTTAAAGGTAGATGTAAATTGTAATCATGTAATCAGTTTTTTAAAATGCAAATGATCATTACCTTCCTTTATCATGCCATGTGCTCTTGTAGTTCGTTCTTTCcaaatcatttttttattttatggatttcATTATGTTACtttgttataataattaaaatgtaattgTTGGAGCATTTGGCCATATTGGAAATTTAGAGCAGAACAAATATGCACTCTTTAACCAGTGGTGATATCCCTTTGTAATGAGTGAACTTTCTCGTATGCTGTCAGATGGAGGATAAAGTTAAAGAAATTGTGGAGATCAAGCAACGCAGTTTTGCAGAAGAGAACCAGAAAATGCTTGAGGTCCTAAAAGAAAGGTAACAATTCCTGTCATATAGCCAGATTTATTTGACTGATGTCAGGGAAATTTTACATGACATCTCtgaatggttttgttttgtgtctTTTGATGTCTTATTGAAACTTCACTTTATACAGAGAGCAATTGTTGCAAGATCAATTACGACAAGCTAAAGACAGTGTTTTCAATATGCAGAAATTACATGAGCTTGCTCAAAGTCAATTGTTCGAGCTTCGTGCTCAATCTGGTGAGTGCCAAATTTCCTGATTTCTTCTCTAGAACATCTTTAATACATTCGCGAGATCCTCTGATATCATATTTTATAGGTCATCTATCTCTCAAGCAAACATGATAAATTTTCTTGAAGTACCTCATGTTTTGTCGACTGATTTCAGATGAAGAGAGGGCAACCAAGCAATCCGAGGTCAATCTTCTGATGGATGAAGTTGAACGGGCCCAGACACGGCTTCTTAGTCTTGAGAGGGAGAAGGTGTGTgcgaaacccaaaaattttatgttacaaGATGAGTTGTTCATAATCCACTTTCAACATTCATTGTACATTCTTTATTTGTAGCTGTTGCATTGTAGTTTCATACTcttttgtgcaaatagatCATACGTTGTgaattttcattgtttgttaAGGTACAGGCTGCCACAATCATTGTTTATTCAATTTCTTGATTTTGCTTTTTGCAGTAaatggttcttcattgttgaAGCCCCATTTTTCATTGAACATTTTGCAGGGACTTCTGCGCTCCAAATTAGACACAGCAAATGAAGACACTGAAAATAAGAACAGGTGAGGTACTTCAGAGTCTTACTTGTACTTCTATGTCCCCAGAGACAATggtttcaatttattttcgTTGTTTTTGAGATGATAGTTATTTTATTCCATGAACAATGAAAATACAAAGGCCCTGCCTtagaaatttggaatttttaatcttaaaaatacataatgtttgttattttattgtgAAGATTCCATGAATTCTATTCTATGTGAAATATATTGCTGCTCTAAGAAACTAAGCATAGTATTCTTAGAATTAAGAacttattaaaagaaaaaaaaaaaacaaatagaaaagaacTTCTTCCAATATTCTAGTGATGGAAGTAACTGATTGAATGAGTCTCTGCTatcttctcttgttcattcTTCGTATGCATCAATCCTTTACCACAAGTGCGTTAGTTGCAAATTGCGATCTGCTAGTCCAGTGGATAGTATatacttgaaaattttagaagAGCTTATCAGCCATCCCTATAGGAAAGGTTTAGATGAATATTTGTGATCTTCACTTGGGTGCTCCTCCCTTCATCATTGAGCTTGTCAGATGTTAAAGTTTAATGAGAGGGTGTCGTCTTGAATAGCTTTATTAGAACAGCCCTTGGTACCAGTTAGGGTGGACTTATATTCTAGTAACATGTTTCGTGACTTTTTGGCATCCTATTGGCATAGTGtcggattttgggttttttacCCTGCTCTCTAAGTGGGATTATAGATATTTGATGTATCTATAGTATTCTGTTCCTCCATTGCGATTAAGCTTTTGTATAGATTGGTTCTATTCTCTTTGGGTTATCTTTTTATATCTCAAGTTTATTGCTGTGCTACAGTGATACTTCAGATTCAAATAGGATCCTTGAGAATTCTTTAATTGCCAAAGAGAAGATCATCGCCGAACTTAACATGGAACTGCACAATATTGAAACAACATTATCAAATGAAAGAGAGGAACACCTGAACGAGATCAAGAAGTTGAATGCATTGCTCATTGAAAAGGTATACTAATTTTATTGCTTCAGCTCACTGAAAGATCCTAGTCTTGCTTTGTAGTTCTATGATGCTCCAGAAACTGAAGCCATGCAATTGCCACCTTCTCATCTGATGACCTGTGTTATATAATTGAGCTCCCACCTCCTCTTCTGTACCACAGTTTTCTTTAATGTCTTCTCTTTTCCtctaatcattttattttatgcctTTTAATTAAGGAAGCTGCTCTGGAGGAGATGAAGAAAGAGCTTCAGGGTAGGCCAACAACAAAACTGGTTGATGATTTGCGTAAAAaggtgaaaattttgcagGTAATGCCTTCTTTCTCTACATTCTTTATCTCTGAAGTTGCCTGTTATAAATTTAGCTTCAGTTTCATGAGTGTTATTGAAAGTTGTTTTTTAGTTCTTTTaatgtttagtttttttcttgtacttgttttcttttctgttcgGAGAAATTCGAAGGACATATTTGCGAGGAAACTAATTACTATTTCTTATTGTCAAATTGCATTCACTTTGCACGATGACTGGAATAAATTCACTACGATGTACCTTCAGTGTTACTGTTTCAAGTATGTTGTCTATCAGTCTACAATGGGAACCCATGTATGGGACTCCTGTGAAAATAGGCCGGAATGATTGGGGTCATGTTGGTAAATTGAAATGGTAATTGGCATTACTGAGTACGCTAATACTATAGTCCAACTATGATGTATAagatatgtattttatttgaataaatcaAGTTCACTATCAATGATTATTTTAAATGCTCACATCAGTggttctattttttcttttttctttttcttttctgcttGATTCTTGTCCCTCTTAATTTTATTCTCTTCTATTTATCTCCCGGTTTGTATTGTTTATTTGTTCTCActtatcttcttttcttccataGAATTCCTTGTTATTTTGAAGCATTGTTCTTATTTTCCTGGTACCTCACCCCAACAGTGTTCTGTTAATCTCTCTTTAACTTCACATTATTATATTTGTAGGCAGTGGGTTATAATTCCATTGAGGCTGAAGATTGGGAAGTAGCCACAAGCGGGGAAGAGATGAGCAAAATGGAGTCTCTTCTTCTTGATAAAAACCGGAAAATGGAGCATGAACTCACACAGTTGAAAGTATGAAGACATGCATGCACGTGCAGATGCATTTGATTGGATTACTGTCCAGCTCTTGTCAGAGATTGATACCTTTTCTATTACTAATCTGTCATTTTGTCtgatgtattttttattgtgCTACTTTTAGGTCAAACTTTCGGAGAAAGCATTGTTGCTGGAAAAAGCTGATGGCAAGACAGCAGAACTTACAGCAAACGTTAATGAACAACAAAAGTTAATCCAAAAGTTGGAGGATGACATACTGAAGGTGGGGATCAATGGCTCATTGGGGGCCTGAATGAGTGTTACTTTTGGCTTCCATGATATGAACTATATAAAGTATATGGATATatccaacttttttttttttttttttttccagttaCAATTTTGACAAATGGAGTTACTTTAGagtttataaatatataatgagtTAAGTATTGACATAAACGCATTCAAACTCTCATGCACATATGTGCAACCATCATATGATGCATAACTATGTACGCTAGTTGCCCCCACAATTCTgtaaatttttacttttccctTTCTAATGCAGGGCTATAGTTCCAAGGATAAGAAAGGAAGCCTATTTGATGACTGGGATCTTTCAGAGGCTAGGAGCACTGAGGTGTCTGAGGTACCCCTCATCTCTCTCCCTGCCTCCCCTCTACATATCTCCGTTTCTCtaatttttgataaatattaTTCTCCACATAAAAGTCCATCAGTCATAAGGTCAATAATTTCGAAAATATACTTCTTTGCTGCAATAATGCGTTCTCTTTCCTTCATGGCTGCTTTGTTAGTATTAGTCCTTAATCAAAGATTTTTATTCTTGGGAGATATCATGATGTTAAGGTGTAAGAAAGTTTGAAATCACCTAGTTAATCGTATTGTTATTGGGTAGTTCTCATTGAAGCATATCATGCATTCTTAGCAAAATATATAAGTCttgtgtttttggtttttgcaaATTCTAGAGTATGTCCAACGCATGCTGATGCCTGTGGATCACTTCAGCAACCTGCCCAgtaggttttggccggttttaGACTGCATGCCAGTGCTTTGGTATATTCAGTTAATAACATTGGTGATGATTGCCAAATTTGTTCACAATTATTATATCATTGGCTCCTGGCCTATTTGGTTTCGAGCCTTTTGACAATTTAATCGGCAAAATATGtaacatattttttattaatatactCGTGAACTTTCTGTGCTAATTGCTAATTTGTAGTTAAGCGATAGATCTTGACATGTACTATAAATTCCATATTACTCGCTTTGGTTAAGTAATCATTTGGTTTCACATTAATTTATCTTGTTCTAGATCTAATAGCCTTTCTGAATCAGAATGCAGATCAGAAGCACGTTTCCTCGGACCAAGATCAAAGCTCAATGCTTAAGGTTATCTGTAACCAGCGAGATCGATTCAGGACACGCTTGAGAGAGACAGAAGAAGTACGttgtttattttcaaacaTCCACAATTGCTTTGGTTTTTTAATCTGCCATATCATATGGCTAGATTACGTGTCCAATCATTTGACTTTGCTGACTGATTTTGTTGTATTAGGAAATAAGGCAGTTGAAGGAAAGGATAGGGGCGTTAACAGCAGAACTGGAAAAGACAAAAGCTGATAATGTTAAACTCTATGGAAAGATTCGTTATGTTCAGGATTACAGTCTTGAAAAAGTAGTTTCTAGAGGATCAAAAAAGGTACTCTACATATGTTGCTATGTTCATCCTATTATGTGCTTTTAGTACCTTTTTCACATTTTTGGTCAgagttttttttgttccttAATATATTCTGTTCCTTTTTGTGGTAATTTCAGCCTGCAGAGGATCTTGAAAGTGGTTTCTCCTCAGATGTTGAATCCAAATACAAGAAGATATATGAGGATGACATAAATCCTTTTGCAGCCTTCTCGAAAAAGGTTGCTAATTTTTACTTTCTCGTGAAATTATATGTTTGTTATCAAAGATGCTTTCATCCTGGAATTTATTCTGTTTTACTTTCCTTTATTTGTTAGATATCATATATTAAACTTAATTTACTCATAACAGGAAAGGGATCAGAGGTACAAGGAGTTGGGTTTCAGGGATAGAATTACACTTAGCAGCGGACGTTTTCTTCTTGGCAACAAGTAAGATCACATTTTATTCTCAATTACTCGGAATGtgcctcataaaaaaaaaatttatattgtaTAGGGGGTGTGTTCAAACCATTTTTGGGTGCTAATAAAATAACTGTTCAAAGTGTTTTTCGTCTCTAAATACAAACATATTTCTAGTTTAATTTACTGAGGAGAATTATCGTGCAGGTATGCTCGGACTTTTGCATTTTTCTACACTATTGGGTTGCATATACTGGTGTTCACCTGTCTCTACCGAATGTCAGCCCTGAGCTATCTTAGGTATTGAACTATCCGTTGATTTTGTAGCAGTTTTTATGGTTAGCTTTCTCGCcccttgaattttttatttattattattattttttttgcagcAATGGTCAGGAGGATGTAATTATTGGCGATAAACAACTGAACCTCCCACATGCGCTCTAGAATTACATGacaaaatatgtatataaaccGACCAAAAATTCACCAAACTTTATGTTATTCTTTGTTTCCTCCAGATTTGATTATAAGGATACtggtatttttgtttattattatttttttggtaccGTGGCAGATTACTGGAAAATTTTCACCCCCAACAGTAATTTATTGAAAACATTTATCATGTGACCAAAAGTAGTAACTTCTCTGCAACCTACGGTAGTTGCAATTGGTAAAAACGTGCCGCGAGT
Proteins encoded:
- the LOC117637490 gene encoding protein CASP — protein: MEAPQGGSDRDKSSSSSSPISVVSNFWKEFDLEKEKSVLDEQGLRIAENQENSQKNRRKLAESTRDFKKASPEEKLNLFNSLLRGYQEEVDNLTKRAKFGENAFLNIYQKLYEAPDPYLALASSAEQDLKLSELESENRKMKVELEEFRTEATHLKNQQATIRRLEERNRQLEQQMEDKVKEIVEIKQRSFAEENQKMLEVLKEREQLLQDQLRQAKDSVFNMQKLHELAQSQLFELRAQSDEERATKQSEVNLLMDEVERAQTRLLSLEREKGLLRSKLDTANEDTENKNSDTSDSNRILENSLIAKEKIIAELNMELHNIETTLSNEREEHLNEIKKLNALLIEKEAALEEMKKELQGRPTTKLVDDLRKKVKILQAVGYNSIEAEDWEVATSGEEMSKMESLLLDKNRKMEHELTQLKVKLSEKALLLEKADGKTAELTANVNEQQKLIQKLEDDILKGYSSKDKKGSLFDDWDLSEARSTEVSENADQKHVSSDQDQSSMLKVICNQRDRFRTRLRETEEEIRQLKERIGALTAELEKTKADNVKLYGKIRYVQDYSLEKVVSRGSKKPAEDLESGFSSDVESKYKKIYEDDINPFAAFSKKERDQRYKELGFRDRITLSSGRFLLGNKYARTFAFFYTIGLHILVFTCLYRMSALSYLSNGQEDVIIGDKQLNLPHAL